Proteins from one Ahaetulla prasina isolate Xishuangbanna chromosome 2, ASM2864084v1, whole genome shotgun sequence genomic window:
- the GNAT1 gene encoding guanine nucleotide-binding protein G(t) subunit alpha-1, producing MGAGASVEEKHSRELEKKLKEDAEKDARTVKLLLLGAGESGKSTIVKQMKIIHKDGYSLEECLEFISIIYSNTLQSMLSIVRAMGILNIQYGDPARQDDSRMLLHLADTIEEGTMPKEMSDIIDRLWKDTGIQACFDRASEFQLNDSAGYYLNDVARLLTPGYVPTEQDVLRSRVKTTGIIETQFSFKDLHFRMFDVGGQRSERKKWIHCFEGVTCIIFIAALSAYDMVLVEDDEVNRMHESLHLFNSICNHRYFATTSIVLFLNKKDVFQEKIKKAHLSICFPDYEGTNTYEDAGAYIKVQFLELNMRRDVKEIYSHMTCATDTENVKFVFDAVTDIIIKENLKDCGLF from the exons ATGGGTGCAGGTGCAAGTGTGGAGGAAAAGCATTCtcgggaactggaaaaaaaactcAAGGAAGATGCTGAGAAGGATGCCAGGACAGTTAAGCTGTTGCTTCTTG GAGCTGGAGAATCGGGGAAAAGCACCATAGTCAAGCAAATGAA AATTATCCATAAAGATGGTTATTCTTTAGAGGAGTGCTTGGAATTCATCTCCATTATCTACAGCAACACCCTGCAGTCCATGCTGTCCATAGTGAGGGCAATGGGCATCCTGAACATCCAATATGGAGACCCAGCCAGACAG GATGATTCCCGCATGTTGCTGCACTTAGCAGATACTATTGAAGAGGGCACCATGCCTAAGGAGATGTCTGACATCATTGACCGACTCTGGAAAGATACGGGCATCCAGGCCTGTTTCGATAGAGCCTCAGAGTTCCAGTTGAATGACTCGGCCGGCTA TTACCTGAATGACGTGGCACGGTTGTTAACTCCTGGATATGTTCCCACAGAGCAGGATGTTCTCCGCTCTAGAGTTAAGACCACCGGGATCATTGAAACCCAGTTTTCCTTCAAGGATCTCCACTTCAG GATGTTTGATGTCGGAGGCCAGCGCTCAGAACGCAAGAAGTGGATCCACTGCTTTGAAGGCGTCACCTGCATCATCTTCATTGCTGCTCTCAGCGCCTATGATATGGTCCTGGTGGAAGATGATGAAGTG AATCGCATGCATGAGAGCTTGCACCTCTTCAACAGCATCTGCAATCACCGATACTTTGCCACCACTTCCATTGTTCTTTTCCTCAATAAGAAAGATGTTTTCCAGGAAAAGATCAAGAAGGCCCACCTCAGCATCTGCTtcccagattatgaag GGACCAATACATATGAAGATGCAGGTGCCTATATCAAAGTCCAATTCCTGGAACTGAATATGAGAAGGGATGTGAAGGAAATCTACTCACATATGACCTGTGCCACAGACACAGAAAATGTCAAGTTTGTCTTTGATGCCGTCACTGACATCATCATCAAGGAAAATCTGAAGGATTGTGGCCTCTTCTGA